One Portunus trituberculatus isolate SZX2019 chromosome 22, ASM1759143v1, whole genome shotgun sequence genomic window, GAGTACAGGAGGAGTAAGATGGAATACCGGCCGGGTGCCAGTAAAGGTCTGCTCTATTCTAAACCATTCTATTTGTTTAGTTTCCACCAGAgtgtagagaaggaaggacgtGTGTAGCTGGCCTGCTGTATTACCTGTAAGTGTATTAAAGATATATATACATCTATTAGCAAACTGCGTGGGGATATTAGGCTTAAAATAACACTGGGGTAAGGAGAGGCTGCGAGACATCAAAGGGGAAGGAGATTGGCCACGCAGGTGTGTTACGTCAGGTGTGTGGCACATGGACTAGGGTTGTTGGTGTGGAATTGTCTCGatctttattatttaatttaatcctgggagtggagaggaagaggagaaaaagagggaaaggtgagagggagattAGGAAGGACTGAATCATAAGGagggataagaaaggaaggaaagggactgatgtggaaagacgaggaaattaagacaaggaagggaaaacaaaggaaggaaataaagaaactgaaatagaaaagtaagacaaagaaaaggaagaccaaaagagagaaaagaaaacaggaaatgagGGAGTTAAGATGGAAAGGcgaaggaatggaaagacaaggagagataaaaagggaggaaggaataaaagaatactgagagagagagagagagagagagagagccacattTAACCCAGTCAGACATTATTTAGATgcattagtagtaatattgtAGATTTTAGTATGAGTTTAATCCCTTGGTTCTGTATAGTTGTCGAATAAGTGAGTGGAACCACAGATTAATTTAGAtaactttaggttaggttaggtttattatTAAGAGGTACATGAGAATAGCTACAAAGAATCCAGGCTCGTCACTTTCATGGCCTTCTGCAGGAGATGTCTGCCCAGAGCCTACCCATCCACCCAGTCACCAACAATCCAACAAAGGCCTGGGAGGAGCTACGGCGCTCACAGAAGATAATAAAACTCAATGTCAAGACCCCACAGACACCTCCTGAGGAACGCATGGTGAGTTATGTCTTAGGAGGATTGACTGCTAGTGAGATCTAGAATATGATAATTTTTCAAACATTATACAACTTTAAATACTTAACATCCATTTAGACTTTAGAATGTGTATTAATGTTAGATACCTGAAATATTTACCCCAGTAAAGCAAATAATGAAGTACAATATATACATTaaatttcacatattttttaGGGTATGCAGTAATCTAGGATATGATAAATATTTAGCATGAAAAAGTACAGAAGCTTATGCAGTACATGATATCTTGAAACAGGAATGCAATGTCAGTTCTTTCATGTTAATTCCTTCAATAGTACTAGTGTGAtgctttttaccatgagttttgggtgtgattagatgattttattgacattaggaagagtctatggaggtcagaaggttaatggccagagctttcactattttgattgccacataagtttctgaagctgtataaaatcaccaaatagtaagcagaataaatatgaaaacgtgtcatggtatctTTCAAATTATCTTAGGTGATGAATATTGAACTCGGAAAAGTATAGGAGACTATTTACTTTCATGCACGGGTAGTTCTTTTTCTGTCCATAGAGACTAACATTTACTCATTCTTTCAGCTTCGGTTCGTGTGCATGAGtgacacacactgcctcacatCACACCTGCAGTTTGAAATCCCTTATGGTGATGTTTTTGTGCATGCCGGAGACTTCACTCGTTGCGGCAGTGCTAGTGAGGTGGAGGAGTTCAATGGCTGGCTAGGTAAGAagctaataaatatataaatagtgtGAATATATAAGAGATTAAGAGATCCATGTCATTATCGAGCAGATATGATTGATGGTTCTATATGTATAATGCATTGGTACACAGCATAGACACTCAGGAGGTTAAAAGTACATGTTAAATTTAATAAATCCATGTCAGTATCCAGCAGGTTTAGTAATTAGTTGTTCTGTTTCAGCGTCATTGCCGCACAAACACAAGATTGTCATTGCCGGCAACCATGAGCTGAGTTTTGACCCAAAATTCACTGGTGGCATGTCCATCAAGCACCACCACAGGACAGCACACACTGGTATGTGttatttttacctatttatttgcttttaagAGGGACACTGACCTAGAGCAATGAAAAGAACGAAATGAAGGCCCAGTGAAGTGccagtctgaaaaaaaaaacaccgaagAGATCATCTAAAGTGGTGCATGTGTCTTTAACCCTGGTTATTCACTTACTGGTTTACATAATAGCACTTAACTGTTTGAAATTAAGCTTTATAATCATGTGCTTGTTACTCTATCCCACCTCCATGCCATATTATGTGAAAGTCAGCATTGTGAAGTACAGATTGTCACAGTATCCCCTCCACACCAGGTGATGGACTGATCAATGAGATTCCTGACCTTGGCATGGAGCGTGATGAGTTAAAGGCAGCTGTGGCCCAGGACAACACTGTGGACCTCATCACCAATGCTGTGTATCTGCAGGACCAGTCACATTCCATTTGTGGCATCAAGCTCTACGGCACACCATGGTGGGTTTGTGTTTGCCTGGTAGGAATAGGAGACATGTTGACTAGTTTATCAATCCCACACTGATCCAGACAAGACACCACACTTTCACACTTATCATTGACACTCTCAGCCCCATCAGTCCCCATAGGAAAGGgatgtaaaatataaaaaagtaaagaattagTCAAGAGTTTTCTGTGAGGGGTGAATGGAATGGATGGCGATGATAAATATCCTCTTGACACTTTTCCTTCAACAGCTAGCCAGAGTTTTGCAATTGGGTATTCAATGGGATTTTTGcaacttcctttattcttttatcctcttaacacttttccttcctcaacaGGCAGCCGGAGTTTTGCAATTGGGCGTTCAATGTACCAAGGGGAAGGCAGTGTTTGGAGAAGTGGGAGGCGATTCCTGAGGACACGGATATCCTCATCACCCACACGCCGCCTGTTGGACACGGGGACCTGTGCTGTACGGGGGTCAGGGCCGGCTGTGTGGAACTGCTGAGTACAGTACAAAGTAGAGTCAAGCCCAAGTACCATCTGTTTGGCCACATTCATGAAGGTGAGTGCTTTGTGTGTATTGAAACTAAATATATCAGGAAAGTTTGATAAGGggaactatatttttttctttgttgtatcTCTTGTCACTTACTCTGTATTGAAATGAATATCAAAGTAAGAAGACCACACCTTTCTCCTTGTTTCATATAAGTTGATTCAGATTATATTTTCTGCTGTCTTTTGTTATCTTTCCATCTATATCCTTAaggttctttctcttcctttttcttttttccacttaaATAAAACCTAATTCTATTTACTACTGACAGTCCATTgctatctcttcttttatatcttcaatattttttctctccccttctctttgtTCCATATAAGTTAAACCAGATCTTACTTTTCTACTGACTGTCCATTGGTATCTTTCCTTCAATATCCTCAaggttttttctcttcctaacaCAGAATCCTCCTACCTTTCCATCTTTCCCACATGTGGTTACTTCAGCACATTGTAATACCGATCACATTTGTATTTCTTAGTGGAGTGAGTTACTGCCTTAAATTGATGCTAAGTAAGAATGTattttagtag contains:
- the LOC123507488 gene encoding metallophosphoesterase MPPED2-like; this translates as MSAQSLPIHPVTNNPTKAWEELRRSQKIIKLNVKTPQTPPEERMLRFVCMSDTHCLTSHLQFEIPYGDVFVHAGDFTRCGSASEVEEFNGWLASLPHKHKIVIAGNHELSFDPKFTGGMSIKHHHRTAHTGDGLINEIPDLGMERDELKAAVAQDNTVDLITNAVYLQDQSHSICGIKLYGTPWQPEFCNWAFNVPRGRQCLEKWEAIPEDTDILITHTPPVGHGDLCCTGVRAGCVELLSTVQSRVKPKYHLFGHIHEGYGVTTDGKIIFINASTCNINYVPINPPIVFDVPIPPGFSK